A window of Hordeum vulgare subsp. vulgare chromosome 5H, MorexV3_pseudomolecules_assembly, whole genome shotgun sequence genomic DNA:
GCTATCCGTGAGAACCCCCGAGGGACTGTCCGGATCCCTCCCAAAGGGCATGTCCAAGGAGCTGACGAGAGAGAACATCCTTGCGGTTGGTAGGTTGTAAATCTTAGCTACTCGGATTTGCACCGCCAATCTTCATAGACTCTACTTCCACTGGTTACGAGTCGGTAATGATCAGATCCAAAACCTTTTATGCATCTTCATAGTGATCCTGGGTGTGCTCGGAGTACCGGAATTTTTTGTTTTGTGTCACATTCCCCTACAACGACATCATGAGTCGTGCTATGCATAGATGCAGGTTACGATCTAGAATACATAGAGATGTATGGGTATTGAATAATATAATTTTGTGGTAGATGAGACATATTGCTGAAAATTATTTATGCGGGTAGCTGATGAAATATGTTACCCGATGTTCTTGTTGCTCGCAAAGAATTTACATATTTGTGATCTTGATAACGAGATGGTGGGGTTTTCAATGTTTTGGCAATCTGCGATTTTGGATGTTAAAGAAGTGCTAACAGTTTGTTCAATTTCACCATAGTTAGAGAAAGATCAAACTTCACAGACTAAAGGACAATGCGGATATTATTTCACAACTCGCCGGAAGACGGGTAAAACTGAATACTTTCGCGCGGCCTCGTAGATTGCCCATTTCTCGACGATGAAGTTACACTTCTCCGCTGCCATGGCCGCCAAAACTTCCTCGCTCGCGTGCTTGCCATAGATTTACACCTCCTCCAACTGGTGCTGCTCGAGAAGGAAGAGGTTGTACCATTGCTCCTCTTGCGCGCAGGGCCGGGCCTGCAAAATCGAGGGCCTTGTGCGAAACTAAAAAGTAAGGCCCTATCTCATAAAAAATAAACTGATGATATATTATAATGTATATATATCTCGCAAAAATATTATAATATATAATATAATGTCTTACATAACAATTTGACAcgtaaaaaaatcatacttggagGCTGGAGGAGACAGTCACCGGTCAATTCGACAAGTCGATGTCGACGAGTCTGAAATTTGAGAGATTTAGAAGAGGCGAGGAAGGCAACGACGACTTGATATAATGAGTAATGACGAGGGGCGAGGCGAGGACGGCTCGATCTAAGACGAGGGACGAGGTAAGGAGACGAGGGCAAACTCAGAAGTCGCTAGGGCCGGCTGCTTTTCAAGGCGAGGGCTTGGCCAAGATGACAAAACGAGGCGACGAGTGATGATATGAGGCGTCAAGGCGACTTCCTGTAACCACAATCGATTATGTTGCCCGATGCCCCGATCCTATAGCCACGATCAATAACTTCCTTTAGCCACGAACACCGGTAgcctttttttcttattttgagaGGCATGTACCCTTTTTTTGGTGGGGAATCCCGTCCAGATCGGGATCACGAGAAGTTCGTTCTATCGGTCGTTGATCGCCTAGACTCTGAGATCTCCAGCCCACTCCGATGCCACCAGGCCCAGTAGCAGTTAGTTTTTTCTATACTGGGCCTACATAAATAAATTGGGACCCCTCAGATTTTTGACCTTTGTGCGGGCCACACTTTTGAAACCACTATGGGCTCGGCCTGTCTGCTGGAACACCAACATCGGTGGTAGCGCCGGCTGCTCCTCTGCCATGGCGTCGTTGATGTGTGCCTACGCCTGCTCCGTGGTTAAGCAAGGATGGACCAATGCGAGCTCTGGTACCGAGTCATCGTCTGAACACGTTTCCATAGTCGCGCTGCCTTCAGATACATCCAGGGAGTTGACCGGCATGCCGGCCTCTATCCGCCTAGCACGACGGCTCTACCAACCAACAACATGGGCATCCACCTTGTGATTTTGCTTTGTCGAGAGGCTCTCCCACAATGCCATACTGCTCGTGGTCGTGGCGGGTGTGGTACACGAGAGGAGGATGTTGAGCGGACATGACGTGGTGCACTTTGTGATGGGAGTGGCCTCATTTAAATAGAGGATGTCTGTCAGGCCAAGCAGCACGGTGTGTGGAATACAGGTGCTGGAGTTGGTTTCTCGGCCGATATGTATGTTTAATGCCGGCAGGTGAACATGTAGATTGTTGTTTGAATGTGGTAGATACTCCTCCCATCCTCTCATGTCACTCCGACATTAAATAGGTGTGGAGACCGGGACGCAGCGTGTGCGGCGCTCTTGGCCGGCGCGTGTGTTTAACTTCATTGCGATGTGTGAAAACGTCTAGGCCGGATGAAAACGAGGATGGCGCCCTCGATCGGCATGGATGTGCACGAACCACTTCTGGCGGGAAAGGGCGTGGGAGGGCGAGGAGGGTTTTGGGTCTGTCTGTGTATGTGAGATGGTCCGGACACATGCAAAGCTTCTCCCCTCTGTGTTTACAGGAAAATGAACGTACGGGCCGGTCCGCGGACAATTAAGGCTCCGTTTGGAATGTTGTTTCTTTGCCACCCTTGTAACATTTTACACTTGTATTTTCATCCCGCTTCTAGCCTCCGCTTGGAATGTTGTTTTTTTTGCCACCTTGGATTACATATCCGTATGTcgagcgagggggggggggaggggggagacGCGTGGATGTTGCCGGGGATGGCGGGATCCGAGCCGGCGCGGCCGGATCcgggcaacaacaacgacggatGAAGCTTGGACGACGATGTATGGCTCCGGGCGGGGATGGGCTTCCCCTGCAAACCATGGGAGGGGAGAGAAAccgtgagaggaggagagggatgcaGGGTCGGCTTGGCGGGAGCGCAAGGGAGGCCGAGGTCggcaggaggaggagggcggcgaCGTGACCCGGGTtccggtgggcatctttggcgagGTTCGGGGTGAGGTGGTCCTGGCGCTCGAGCTTGAGGACGGCTGCGCGACGGGACCTGGCGGGAGCGCAGGTGAGGCCGAGGCCAACAGGAGGATAGGGCGGCGACGTGAGGGCCACAAGGTTTCGAGCGAGAGGTGAGGTGGGGAAAAAACGACGAGCGCTGGTCCGTATCATATACTGGTTTAATACAAGTGTAAGCTATAAAATCAGTGTAAAAGTTACAGCCCCAAAACGAGATAACAAGCACGTACGGATGCCAATCCGGTTTCTTTCTATAGGGATACAAGTTTACACGTGTATTGAGGCCCAAAACAAGGAACCAAGCGGAGCCTAAAGTATCGTGTTGGATTACAAAACACGTTGGGACAGCCCGGGTCCTAACAGATGCAGACAGTTTGTCCTTATTGCTAGTCCTCACGCGGGATGAGACGCCGTTTATCTTATCCCCGCGAGAGGCTGACATCAAAGAATCAAATAGGGCTGGCCTTGATAGGCACCTTCCATCGGCAAATTCAGTTCGCTGTGTGTATGCATAAGAAGTGGCAAATTAGAAAGGTTCCATATCTATCTCAAGCTGTCGTGCAGTGATAGCGCCATACAAACAAGCTGCCGTACTTATATTATAATATTCCAAGTAGCACATGCGAACCACGAAGCTACTACTAGAAAAAGCTCGGTGGTCGTCCTACCTTTCGAATAAAATGTACTACAGCCTTGCAAGTTGCAAGCTGGGTAGTAGCCAGTAGGTCGCATCAATGGCTGCTCCTCCTGATCCCCAGCCTCACGTCATGGTGCTTCCCTTCCCTGCACAGGGCCATGTCATGCCCCTCATGGAGCTCTCCCACCGGCTCGTCGGCCACGGGATCGAGGTGGACTTCGTGAACACGGAATACAACCACGACCGCGCCATCAAGGCCATGGGCGCCGAGAGAGGAGCCGTTGACCCCGGCGGCATCCACATGGTCTCGCTCCCGGACGGCATGGGCCCCGACGGCGACCGCACGGACATTGCCACCGTGGGTAGAGGCTTGCCGGCGGCCATGCTCGCCCCCCTCAAAGACATGATCCGGTCCAGGAAGACCAAGTGGGTGATCGCCGATGTGTCCATGTGCTGGGTGATGGAGCTCGCCGCCACGACGGGCGTCCGCGTCGCCCTGTTCTCGACTTTCTCGGCCGCGGTGTTCGCTCTCCGGCTGCACGTGCCCAAGCTGATCGACGATGGCGTCCTCGACGAATGTGGTGAGTAGAAACCATGTCAAGTACTACAACGCTGTGCTTTGTGTCGTTGTTAAGTAACTGAAAGATCCAGTGCTTGTATGATATGCAGCGAACGTGAAGAGGAACGTGACGATCCAGCTGAGCCCCAAGATGCCGCCGATCGAGGCAGCTGAGTTGCCATGGGTCTGCCTGAGCAGCTTGCCGGACAGACGTAGGGTGATCATTCAGATCTTGCAGAAGACCCACCCGATGATACCGCTGGCCGCCGCCATCATCTGTAACACGTTCGAGCAGATCGAGTCGGAGGAGCTGGATCTCGTCCCCAACGCGCTGCCCGTCGGACCCCTGGAAGCGCCGGCTGCGTCGAGGTCTGCCGGCCAACTCTGGCAAGAAGACTCGGCCTGCCTCCCCTGGCTCGACGCGCAGGCCCGCGGCTCTGTCATCTACGTGGCGTTTGGGAGCTTCACCGTCTTCGACGCGGCGCGGTTCCTGGAGCTCGCCGATGGGCTGGAGCTCACCGGCCGGCCCTTCCTGTGGACGGTCCGGACGAACTTCACCACCGGAATCGGAGAAGATTGGCTCGACGCATTCAAGCGCCGCGTGgagggcaaagggctggtcgtgggCTGGGCGCCACAGCAGCGCGTGCTCTCGCACCCCTCCGTCGCCTGCTTCGTGTCGCACTGCGGGTGGAACTCCACCATGGAAGGGCTGCGACACGGCGTGCCGTTCTTGTGCTGGCCTTACTTCGCCGACCAGTTCTGCAACCAGAGCTACATCTGCAACGTGTGGGGCACCGGCGTCAAGATCCACGCCGACGAGAGAGGGGTCGTCACCAAGGAGGAGATCAAGAACAAAGTCGCGCAGCTGCTGGGTGACGAGGGGATAAAGGCTAGGGCCGCGATATGGAAGGACGCGGCCTGTACGAGCATCGCAGAGGGAGGGTCGTCAGATCAGAACTTGCTCAAGCTTGTGAAACTGCTAACGGAATAATAATCTTCAGATGACATGATATTTCTTCAATCAAGTCTATATTCTAACGTTTGTGTTAAAGTTGAGGCAAATGCAAATTTTGCCAAACCACAATTGAGTCATAAACTGCACGATCCTTTCGTGAATCGTGGTCATGGAGCAGAGCCAAGGTGATATGGCGTGGTCTGAACCGAGCCACAGGCGGCAACGACACCAAGCGGAGGTGAGGATATGAAGGTTCGGGTGCGGGCGCTGGGGGCTGAGCAAGGTGGGGTGACAGTCAGTTGACCAGTGCTGGGTCTAGGATTTAAACTTACACGGGGCAAACTTTTAAAGGAAATGAAAAATCAATGACATGATACAattaaataaaggaaaattctatTTAGAAATGCCGCATGATGGACATTCCGTGCAGCGGCTTGCAtcctttcttctcatgcatgcatgcatgcaatgatgttATGAGATTCGTTTTAAATGAtcggaattcaaaaacttttatctcttaaaccgttaattcgatcgatgattcgttttcgccgttgactttgtttcgatgaaatcttcaaaactagatcccatgtcgacatggttTGACAACTCATTTTTTTTGCTCGTACTTACCATATTTGCtgtacttacttgtcatattagtaaggaCTTACTTGTCGGAAATTGCTTTTGGTGGCCGAGCTCCATGAAgacctttaaatttgaaattcaaatttcatgaaaattcatatttttacatttcaaaaaattatgaaaaaaaatacagggataagtgaaggcgtaacacacatgtgtgtaaattttcagaaaaaaatacattgaaatgagggctgtgcaaaaaagacaaatctgaggcttttttacacatgacactattcatcatttcaggtcatgaatttgtcttttttgtgcagatcgtatttcaaggtatttcatcctaaatttttgcacacatacgcataacatccttctttacttccatattttttttcagatttttttgaaaccaaAAAGTTTGAGTtttgaattattcaaaaatttcggcctccatggaggccgagctccaaacgtccgcactccttacttgtctgataaaaaataacttaatcgccaatttttttaaaaactgcgtataaatatgacatctagATATAATCAAAATGACAAGCACAAATAAATTTTTTTAGACGATTACgcgcaaaaatatgacaactcaacatatttaaaatcgGTGACCACAAAAAATCTTTTTTGATCATCGTTTATAAATATGATAACTTGACATAGTTAAACTAACAaacacacaaaatagtttttttggcaaagttgtatgtaaatatgacaagtttgcatatttaaattgacaaacacaacctatgacaatgcttttatatcatgtataatgaaaactgTTACATGATTTATACGAAAAAACATTAAAAGTGTCAATTAAGTTAATTTTTcaggcaagtaagtggttaataatatggcaagtgGGGTCAAAAAATGTGACAAGTATGGATGAAAAAAATAGTtgacgaaacatgtcgacatgggatctagtttcgaagaactcgtcgagagaaagtcaatggtgaaagcggatcatggattgaattaacggttttgtagataaaactttttaaatttcaaaatCAAAAGGAATCTTGGTGACATCATTACATCCATGTAGCAGTTTTCACATAATGATATCATTGCACGCATACATGCATGAGAGAGATATGTAATGGGTGATTAACAGGAGGTTAATTTTTACATTGGAATGTGATTAAGTGAGCCGCCGCACGGCAAGACGAAGGTGCGGCGTCCCTCCC
This region includes:
- the LOC123452307 gene encoding UDP-glycosyltransferase 83A1-like — protein: MAAPPDPQPHVMVLPFPAQGHVMPLMELSHRLVGHGIEVDFVNTEYNHDRAIKAMGAERGAVDPGGIHMVSLPDGMGPDGDRTDIATVGRGLPAAMLAPLKDMIRSRKTKWVIADVSMCWVMELAATTGVRVALFSTFSAAVFALRLHVPKLIDDGVLDECANVKRNVTIQLSPKMPPIEAAELPWVCLSSLPDRRRVIIQILQKTHPMIPLAAAIICNTFEQIESEELDLVPNALPVGPLEAPAASRSAGQLWQEDSACLPWLDAQARGSVIYVAFGSFTVFDAARFLELADGLELTGRPFLWTVRTNFTTGIGEDWLDAFKRRVEGKGLVVGWAPQQRVLSHPSVACFVSHCGWNSTMEGLRHGVPFLCWPYFADQFCNQSYICNVWGTGVKIHADERGVVTKEEIKNKVAQLLGDEGIKARAAIWKDAACTSIAEGGSSDQNLLKLVKLLTE